In one window of Candidatus Avedoeria danica DNA:
- the plsX gene encoding phosphate acyltransferase PlsX, producing the protein MGGDHGAASSVAGAVLAARAGTGIVLVGREAEVVRELDRHDVRGLPIEVVNADAVIGMDEKAPAEAVRSRRDNSMSVGVQLVRHGSADAFVTAGNTGAAMTAATFGLGRVKGVLRPALAMVFPAIDGPVALLDVGANPEVRPEHLLQFAMMGAAYAERVLGIERPRVGLISIGEERGKGTALVQAALPLLEAAPLHFIGNIEGHDVPQSRVDVAVTDGFTGNVMLKLSEGIAGLVTATLKREAKADFLSALGGFLMRPALGRIRRGWDYRGHGGAMLLGVRGAVVIGHGRSDAMAVASAVAVARRGVEQHLVDAIADGIARVEAVVEAEAAVGHASEIALASRGA; encoded by the coding sequence ATGGGCGGTGACCACGGCGCGGCCAGCAGCGTGGCCGGCGCCGTTCTCGCCGCGCGCGCCGGCACCGGCATCGTTCTCGTCGGCCGGGAGGCGGAGGTCGTGCGCGAGCTCGATCGGCACGACGTGCGCGGGCTGCCGATCGAAGTCGTGAACGCGGATGCCGTCATCGGGATGGACGAGAAGGCGCCGGCGGAGGCCGTGCGCTCCCGGCGGGACAACTCGATGTCCGTCGGCGTCCAGCTGGTGCGGCACGGTTCGGCCGATGCGTTCGTCACGGCCGGCAACACCGGTGCGGCGATGACCGCGGCCACGTTCGGGCTCGGGCGGGTGAAGGGCGTCCTGCGGCCGGCGCTGGCGATGGTCTTCCCGGCGATCGACGGCCCGGTGGCGCTCCTCGACGTCGGTGCGAACCCCGAAGTTCGGCCGGAGCATCTCCTCCAGTTCGCGATGATGGGCGCCGCGTACGCCGAGCGCGTCCTCGGCATCGAGCGGCCGCGCGTCGGCTTGATCTCGATCGGCGAGGAGCGCGGCAAGGGCACGGCGCTGGTCCAGGCGGCGTTGCCGCTGCTCGAGGCCGCGCCGCTGCACTTCATCGGCAACATCGAGGGCCACGACGTGCCGCAGAGCCGGGTGGACGTGGCCGTCACGGACGGCTTCACGGGCAACGTCATGCTCAAGCTGTCCGAGGGCATCGCCGGCTTGGTGACGGCCACGCTCAAGCGCGAGGCCAAGGCGGACTTCCTGAGCGCACTCGGCGGGTTCCTCATGCGTCCGGCCCTCGGCCGGATCCGCCGCGGCTGGGACTACCGCGGTCACGGCGGCGCGATGCTGCTCGGGGTGCGGGGCGCCGTCGTCATCGGCCACGGGCGATCGGATGCGATGGCCGTGGCCAGTGCGGTGGCCGTCGCCCGGCGCGGCGTCGAGCAACACTTGGTCGACGCGATCGCCGACGGGATCGCGCGCGTGGAGGCGGTGGTCGAGGCGGAGGCTGCCGTCGGGCACGCGTCCGAGATCGCGCTTGCGTCCCGTGGCGCGTAG
- a CDS encoding CopG family transcriptional regulator: MKAAELDARFDAGEDIVEHLDVSQARRPGHAQRRITVDFPVWVIAALDQEAGRLGVTRQAVIKMWVAERLDQRRAGVG; the protein is encoded by the coding sequence GTGAAGGCAGCTGAACTTGATGCCCGGTTCGACGCGGGCGAAGACATCGTCGAGCATCTCGACGTGAGTCAGGCGCGCCGGCCCGGGCACGCACAGCGCCGGATCACGGTCGACTTCCCCGTGTGGGTTATCGCCGCCCTCGATCAAGAAGCCGGCCGTCTCGGCGTCACGCGACAGGCCGTGATCAAAATGTGGGTCGCGGAGCGGCTCGATCAGCGGCGTGCCGGCGTCGGTTGA
- a CDS encoding VOC family protein, with translation MSITHRFTPCLWFDHQAEEAANYYVGIFKNARIVQIARYGEAGFEVHGQPAGSVLTVEFELDGQPFTALNGGPAFTFNEALSLQVNCETQDEVDHYWMKLAGGGDESAQACGWLKDKYGVSWQVVPTTINRMFLDHTSAGAKRAMEAMLKMKKLDIAELERAYAG, from the coding sequence ATGTCCATCACGCACCGCTTCACCCCCTGCCTCTGGTTCGACCACCAAGCCGAGGAAGCCGCCAACTACTACGTCGGCATCTTCAAGAACGCCCGGATCGTGCAGATCGCACGCTACGGCGAGGCGGGCTTCGAGGTCCACGGACAGCCGGCGGGGTCCGTCCTGACCGTGGAGTTCGAGCTGGACGGGCAGCCCTTCACCGCGCTGAACGGCGGGCCGGCGTTCACGTTCAACGAGGCGCTGTCGCTCCAGGTGAACTGCGAGACGCAGGACGAGGTGGACCACTACTGGATGAAGCTCGCCGGCGGCGGCGACGAGTCGGCGCAGGCGTGCGGCTGGCTCAAGGACAAGTACGGCGTCTCATGGCAGGTCGTCCCGACGACGATCAACCGCATGTTCCTCGACCACACCTCCGCCGGCGCAAAGCGGGCGATGGAGGCGATGCTGAAGATGAAGAAGCTGGACATCGCCGAGCTCGAGCGCGCGTACGCGGGCTGA
- a CDS encoding SDR family oxidoreductase, giving the protein MSAPTLLLTGATGYVGGRLLQLLEQQGHRVRCLARRPEILTPKTHPPTEVVAGDVLDRDSLDAALRGIEAAYYLVHSMGSTGSFEDADRQAATNFGEAAKAAGVGRIIYLGGLGRSEDALSPHLRSRHEVGEILRRSGVPVIEFRASIVVGPGSLSFEMIRSLVERLPFMITPKWVNVPAQPIAVDDVLAYLVAALQLPVAQCRVYEIGGADQVSYADIMRAYARQRGMRLRMISVPVLTPFLSSLWLGLVTPLYARIGRKLIESIIHSTVVRDAAALTTFPVRPIGIDEAVRRALASEDLQYATRWSDALSSSGAVPTWGGVQFGSRLVDSRTITVAAPPAVAFAPIQRIGGDTGWYAWNGLWRLRGFLDLMAGGVGLRRGRPSPTALRVGDTVDFWRVEALEPDRRLRLIAEMKVPGRAWLEFEVEADGRDGSSATIRQTAVFDPVGLFGRMYWYALFPLHQLVFGGMLRGIARQVAVERERTADRGPNHSGPSGTARRSR; this is encoded by the coding sequence TTGAGCGCGCCCACTCTCCTTCTCACCGGTGCAACCGGCTACGTCGGCGGCCGCCTGCTTCAGTTGCTGGAGCAGCAGGGGCACCGCGTCCGTTGCCTGGCCCGGCGCCCCGAGATCCTCACGCCGAAGACCCATCCGCCCACCGAGGTCGTCGCGGGCGACGTTCTCGATCGCGACAGCCTCGACGCCGCGTTGCGCGGGATCGAGGCGGCCTACTATCTCGTTCACTCGATGGGATCGACGGGCTCCTTCGAAGACGCGGACCGGCAGGCGGCGACGAACTTCGGTGAGGCGGCGAAGGCGGCGGGTGTCGGACGCATCATCTACCTCGGGGGCCTCGGCCGCAGCGAAGATGCGCTCTCGCCGCACCTGCGCAGCCGGCACGAGGTGGGCGAGATCTTGCGCCGGTCGGGCGTGCCGGTCATCGAGTTTCGCGCATCGATCGTCGTCGGTCCCGGCAGCTTGTCGTTCGAGATGATCCGGTCGCTGGTGGAGCGGCTGCCGTTCATGATCACCCCCAAGTGGGTGAATGTGCCGGCGCAGCCCATCGCCGTCGACGACGTTTTGGCGTACCTGGTGGCGGCGCTTCAGCTCCCGGTGGCGCAGTGCCGGGTGTACGAAATCGGTGGGGCCGACCAGGTGTCCTATGCCGACATCATGCGGGCGTACGCGCGGCAGCGCGGGATGCGGCTGCGAATGATCTCGGTGCCGGTCCTGACGCCCTTCCTGTCCAGCCTGTGGCTCGGCCTTGTCACGCCGCTGTACGCGCGCATCGGGCGCAAGCTGATCGAGAGCATCATCCACTCCACCGTGGTGCGCGACGCCGCGGCGCTCACGACGTTTCCCGTGCGCCCGATCGGGATCGACGAGGCCGTCCGCCGCGCCCTCGCCAGCGAAGACCTTCAGTACGCGACGCGCTGGTCCGACGCCCTGTCGTCCTCCGGCGCGGTGCCGACGTGGGGCGGCGTGCAGTTCGGATCGCGGCTGGTGGACTCGCGCACGATCACCGTCGCCGCACCGCCCGCCGTCGCCTTCGCACCCATTCAGCGCATCGGCGGCGACACGGGCTGGTACGCCTGGAACGGGCTGTGGCGCCTGCGCGGCTTTCTCGACCTGATGGCCGGCGGCGTCGGCCTGCGACGCGGCCGGCCATCGCCCACGGCCCTCCGCGTCGGCGACACCGTCGACTTCTGGCGCGTCGAAGCGCTCGAGCCGGACCGCCGGCTGCGGCTCATCGCCGAGATGAAGGTGCCCGGGCGGGCGTGGCTCGAGTTCGAGGTTGAGGCGGACGGGCGCGACGGCTCGTCTGCGACGATCCGGCAGACGGCGGTGTTCGATCCGGTCGGGCTCTTCGGACGCATGTATTGGTACGCGCTGTTCCCGCTGCATCAGCTGGTGTTCGGCGGGATGCTGCGGGGGATTGCGCGACAAGTTGCAGTGGAGCGTGAACGCACCGCGGATCGTGGCCCGAATCACAGTGGGCCGTCGGGGACGGCGCGTCGATCGCGATGA
- a CDS encoding ketoacyl-ACP synthase III, protein MRYAHITGWGAYTPPRIVTNEELSHLVETSDEWIVERTGIKTRHIADAEDHTSTMAIKAGREALKVANLDPAKLDLVICATSTPDYLMPNTASLVQDGLGASHAGAFDLNAACSGFVYGLTVGAAMLKSGLYKNVLVIGAEAMSRVMDWTDRTTCVLFGDGAGAVVLEASDEPGGVMSCRLGSDGSSADVLKVTLGTRVPLNPLNMVNGNGPYMTMSGNEVFRFATKTMNQVTRQVAAEAGIAVDDIDLIIPHQANQRILATAAKQLNYPIDRIYSNLERVGNTSAASIPIAMIDALKEGRLHAGDHVLMIGFGGGLTWGACLVQWSYSPEDRRWSPYKRTRQAMRMALAGPRRWAGRIERGLDFWELRRRRAERKKKP, encoded by the coding sequence ATGCGCTACGCGCACATCACCGGCTGGGGCGCCTACACGCCGCCCCGTATCGTCACGAACGAAGAGCTGAGCCATCTCGTCGAGACCTCCGACGAGTGGATCGTCGAGCGCACCGGCATCAAGACGCGGCACATCGCCGACGCCGAGGACCACACGAGCACGATGGCGATCAAGGCCGGGCGCGAGGCGCTCAAGGTGGCCAACCTCGATCCCGCCAAGCTGGATCTCGTCATCTGCGCCACGAGCACGCCCGACTACCTGATGCCGAACACGGCCAGCCTGGTCCAGGACGGCCTCGGCGCCTCGCACGCCGGCGCGTTCGACCTGAACGCGGCGTGTTCGGGCTTCGTGTACGGCCTGACCGTCGGCGCGGCGATGCTCAAGAGCGGCCTGTACAAGAACGTCCTCGTCATCGGCGCCGAGGCGATGAGCCGCGTGATGGACTGGACGGACCGCACGACGTGCGTTCTCTTCGGCGACGGCGCCGGTGCCGTCGTCCTCGAGGCCAGCGACGAGCCGGGCGGCGTGATGAGCTGCCGGCTCGGCTCGGACGGCTCGAGCGCGGACGTCCTCAAGGTCACGCTCGGCACGCGTGTGCCCCTGAACCCGCTGAACATGGTGAACGGCAACGGCCCGTACATGACGATGTCGGGCAACGAGGTCTTCCGCTTCGCGACGAAGACGATGAACCAGGTGACCCGCCAGGTGGCGGCCGAGGCCGGCATCGCGGTGGACGACATCGACCTGATCATCCCGCACCAGGCGAACCAGCGGATCCTGGCCACCGCCGCCAAGCAGCTGAACTACCCGATCGACCGGATCTACTCCAACCTGGAGCGTGTCGGCAACACCTCGGCGGCCAGCATCCCGATCGCGATGATCGATGCGCTCAAGGAGGGCCGCCTGCACGCCGGCGACCACGTCCTGATGATCGGCTTCGGCGGCGGCCTGACGTGGGGCGCTTGTCTGGTCCAGTGGAGCTACAGCCCCGAGGACCGGCGCTGGTCGCCCTACAAGCGCACCCGCCAGGCGATGCGCATGGCGCTGGCCGGGCCGCGCCGGTGGGCGGGCCGGATCGAGCGGGGGCTGGACTTCTGGGAGCTGCGGCGGCGGCGGGCGGAGCGGAAGAAGAAACCGTAA
- the gyrA gene encoding DNA gyrase subunit A — protein MEGETTNAAVTLVNIDKEMREAYLDYAMSVITSRALPDVRDGLKPVQRRILYTMYDAGLRPDRAYKKSAATVGDVLGKYHPHGDSSVYDAMVRMAQDFSMRYMLIDGQGNFGSVDGDRAAAYRYTEARPSRMAMELLADIDEDTVDWRPNYDDSRQEPTVLPARIPNLLINGASGIAVGMATNIPPHNLGEVCDALMYCIDHWATLDDVTPEDIRQFIHGPDFPTGGQIVGFEGIASAYGTGRGRVIMRAKSEFEEVRGERLAIVVTEIPFQVNKSTLLERIAELARTKRIDTIHDLRDESDRDGMRIVIELKKGADAHSTLNRLLKYSALQQTFGINTLALVDGQPTMLPLKRMLVHFLEHRREVIRRRSEHELEKARQRQHILEGLLKAISALDDVIRTIRAADDVADARDALMALLSITEVQAQAILDMQLRRLAALERLKIENEHAEITARIQFLLDLLAHPEKVLGVIRDDLQDIKTTYGDPRRTEIVAGAGEFSEDDLIASEDVLVTLTDRGYIKRVPADTYRSQRRGGRGIIGARTRDEDALQHVFLANTRDRLLFFTDRGRVYQLRAHHIPASSREAAGTPLINLIQIQSGEKVTVAVAAPEWQFEHGNFLIMATRRGRIKRTVLSEYDGVRPSGLIAVNLDADDSLDWVKITTGEDELIFVTRLGMALRFHERTVRPMGRAAGGVNAMRLKKGDIVTAVDLVKPEADLFVITTKGYGKRSPLNEYRSLGRYNQGVRTIDIGRLDEIGEIVDARVVEDGTELTVITDRGIIIRTSTDEISRMGRLTRGVRVIRLDSGQKVAAVAYMPGRAAGDGDADDEIDGDVESNGAINGAVATAPNGVIAAPDDGTSAATPPSA, from the coding sequence ATGGAAGGCGAGACCACGAACGCCGCCGTCACGCTCGTCAACATCGACAAGGAGATGCGCGAGGCCTACCTGGATTACGCGATGAGCGTGATCACGAGCCGCGCGCTGCCCGATGTCCGCGACGGCCTCAAGCCCGTGCAGCGCCGCATCCTCTACACGATGTACGACGCCGGCCTGCGGCCGGACCGCGCCTACAAGAAGAGCGCCGCCACCGTCGGCGACGTGCTCGGCAAATACCACCCGCACGGGGACTCGTCCGTCTACGATGCGATGGTTCGCATGGCGCAGGACTTCTCGATGCGCTACATGCTCATCGACGGCCAGGGCAACTTCGGCTCGGTGGACGGCGACCGGGCGGCGGCCTACCGCTACACCGAAGCGCGGCCGTCGCGGATGGCGATGGAGCTCCTCGCCGACATCGACGAGGACACCGTCGACTGGCGGCCGAACTACGACGACTCGCGCCAAGAGCCGACGGTGCTGCCGGCGCGCATCCCCAACCTGCTCATCAACGGCGCGTCCGGCATCGCGGTCGGCATGGCCACGAACATCCCGCCGCACAACCTCGGCGAGGTCTGCGATGCGCTCATGTACTGCATCGACCACTGGGCGACGCTCGACGACGTGACGCCGGAGGACATTCGGCAGTTCATCCACGGCCCTGACTTCCCGACCGGCGGGCAGATCGTCGGCTTCGAGGGGATCGCTTCGGCGTACGGCACCGGGCGCGGGCGGGTGATCATGCGCGCCAAGAGCGAGTTCGAGGAGGTGCGCGGCGAGCGCCTGGCGATCGTCGTCACCGAGATCCCGTTCCAGGTGAACAAATCGACGCTGCTCGAGCGGATCGCCGAGCTCGCCCGCACGAAGCGGATCGATACGATCCACGACCTGCGCGACGAGTCCGACCGCGACGGGATGCGGATCGTCATCGAGCTGAAGAAGGGTGCGGACGCGCACTCGACGCTGAACCGACTCCTCAAGTACAGCGCGTTGCAGCAAACGTTCGGCATCAACACGCTGGCGCTCGTGGACGGCCAGCCCACGATGCTGCCGCTCAAGCGGATGCTCGTCCACTTCCTGGAGCACCGCCGCGAGGTCATCCGCCGCCGCAGCGAGCACGAGCTCGAGAAGGCGCGCCAACGCCAGCACATCCTGGAAGGCCTCCTGAAGGCGATCAGCGCCCTGGACGACGTGATCCGCACGATCCGCGCCGCCGACGACGTGGCGGACGCGCGCGACGCGCTGATGGCCCTCCTGTCGATCACCGAGGTGCAGGCGCAGGCCATCCTGGACATGCAGCTGCGCCGCCTGGCCGCGCTCGAGCGCTTGAAGATCGAGAACGAGCACGCGGAGATCACGGCCCGCATCCAATTCCTGCTCGACCTCCTGGCGCACCCCGAGAAGGTTCTCGGCGTCATCCGCGACGACCTGCAGGACATCAAGACCACCTATGGCGATCCGCGCCGGACCGAGATCGTGGCCGGCGCCGGCGAGTTCTCGGAGGACGACCTCATCGCCTCCGAGGACGTCCTCGTCACGCTGACGGACCGCGGCTACATCAAGCGCGTCCCGGCCGACACGTACCGCAGCCAGCGCCGCGGCGGCCGCGGGATCATCGGCGCGCGCACCCGCGACGAGGACGCGCTCCAGCACGTCTTCCTGGCGAACACGCGCGACCGTCTGCTGTTCTTCACGGACCGCGGCCGCGTCTACCAGCTCCGGGCGCACCACATCCCGGCCTCGAGCCGCGAGGCGGCCGGCACGCCGCTGATCAACCTGATCCAGATCCAATCCGGCGAGAAGGTCACGGTGGCCGTCGCCGCCCCGGAGTGGCAGTTCGAGCACGGCAACTTCCTGATCATGGCCACCCGCCGCGGCCGGATCAAGCGCACCGTCCTCTCCGAGTACGACGGCGTCCGCCCGAGCGGCCTGATCGCCGTGAACCTGGACGCGGACGACTCGCTCGACTGGGTGAAGATCACGACCGGCGAGGACGAGTTGATCTTCGTCACGCGCCTGGGCATGGCGCTGCGCTTCCACGAGCGCACCGTTCGCCCGATGGGCCGGGCGGCCGGCGGCGTGAACGCGATGCGCCTGAAGAAGGGCGACATCGTCACCGCCGTCGACCTCGTCAAGCCCGAGGCCGACCTGTTCGTCATCACGACCAAGGGCTACGGCAAGCGTTCACCATTGAACGAGTACCGCTCGCTCGGGCGCTACAACCAGGGCGTGCGGACGATCGACATCGGCCGCCTGGACGAGATCGGCGAGATCGTCGACGCCCGCGTCGTCGAGGACGGCACCGAGCTGACCGTCATCACGGACCGCGGCATCATCATCCGCACCTCCACGGACGAGATCAGCCGCATGGGCCGCCTGACCCGCGGCGTGCGCGTGATCCGCCTGGACAGCGGCCAGAAGGTGGCCGCGGTGGCATACATGCCGGGGCGGGCGGCAGGGGATGGGGACGCGGATGACGAGATCGACGGCGACGTCGAGAGCAACGGTGCGATCAACGGTGCGGTCGCCACGGCGCCGAACGGCGTGATTGCCGCCCCAGATGACGGCACGTCGGCCGCAACGCCCCCATCCGCGTAG
- a CDS encoding NUDIX domain-containing protein, which yields MMVTDTVSWGPSTIELTFEPWDPAVDGGDVSSVRAIILAGDKVLVVTNEHEMHIVPGGQPQEGETHDDALRRELLEETGWTIESAVPLGCLRCRHVTPKPEGYRHPYPEFVQKVYVAWADQFTPEAKHADDYERLAEFRPIGKLAPNELPNTQWAMLQAAVRVPRPGRPGC from the coding sequence ATGATGGTGACGGACACCGTATCGTGGGGCCCATCCACGATCGAACTGACGTTTGAGCCGTGGGACCCGGCGGTCGACGGCGGCGACGTATCCTCGGTTAGAGCCATCATTCTGGCAGGAGACAAAGTGCTCGTCGTGACGAACGAACATGAGATGCACATCGTTCCCGGCGGACAGCCCCAGGAAGGGGAAACGCACGACGACGCACTGCGCAGGGAGCTGCTCGAGGAGACCGGATGGACGATCGAGTCTGCCGTTCCGTTGGGGTGCCTACGCTGTAGGCACGTGACGCCGAAGCCCGAAGGATACCGTCATCCCTATCCGGAATTCGTTCAGAAGGTCTATGTGGCTTGGGCCGACCAATTCACGCCTGAAGCCAAGCATGCGGACGACTATGAGCGGCTCGCAGAGTTCCGGCCGATCGGCAAACTGGCGCCGAACGAGCTGCCGAACACGCAGTGGGCGATGCTGCAAGCCGCCGTCCGTGTGCCGCGTCCTGGACGTCCCGGATGTTGA
- a CDS encoding MBL fold metallo-hydrolase produces MSQRAAAPPPPVPIVNVGYRSTNFWVIGAGPSRLLVDLGWPGSMGTMRANLTRMGIPLSELRYGVATHYHIDHAGVAQELKDAGVPLLVLEPQVPWIPRMKRWTKPADRYLDIALHDNVTISFAESRAVLAHIGLAGEIVPTPGHSDDSVSVVLDDGAAFTGDLTHPQMIGQEDAAVVAASWQRLREHGATWVYPGHGPVRGMEAVVGGRAES; encoded by the coding sequence ATGTCCCAACGCGCCGCGGCCCCACCGCCCCCCGTCCCGATCGTCAACGTCGGCTACCGTTCGACGAACTTCTGGGTGATCGGTGCCGGTCCGTCGCGTCTCCTCGTCGACCTCGGCTGGCCGGGCTCGATGGGCACGATGCGGGCGAACCTGACCCGCATGGGGATCCCGCTCAGCGAGCTCCGCTACGGCGTCGCGACGCACTACCATATTGACCACGCCGGCGTGGCACAGGAGCTCAAAGACGCGGGCGTGCCACTCCTCGTTCTCGAACCGCAGGTGCCGTGGATCCCGCGGATGAAGCGCTGGACGAAGCCGGCGGATCGGTACCTCGACATCGCCCTGCACGACAACGTGACGATCTCGTTCGCCGAGAGCCGCGCCGTGCTCGCGCACATCGGCCTTGCCGGCGAGATTGTGCCCACGCCGGGGCACTCGGACGACAGCGTCTCGGTCGTGCTCGACGACGGCGCGGCGTTCACGGGGGACCTCACGCATCCGCAGATGATCGGCCAGGAGGACGCGGCCGTCGTCGCCGCCAGCTGGCAGCGGCTGCGAGAACATGGCGCGACGTGGGTGTATCCGGGGCACGGGCCGGTGCGGGGGATGGAGGCGGTGGTGGGAGGGCGAGCTGAATCATGA
- the fabF gene encoding beta-ketoacyl-ACP synthase II: protein MNAPHPPTHRVVVTGLGAVTPVGLDAPSTWDAFVAGRSGVAPIALFDAAGMGFEAKVAAEVKGFVPENYMDRKVARRSDRVMQFAIAAAREALADAGLLDADGRIDAAAYDPNRAGCYMGSGVGGVGTLVDSENVRLEKGQNRISPLAVPMILNDSTPGAVSIQHGLKGPNMSMVSACASAANAIGEALELIRRGAADMMVAGGSEAAILPVVVAGFQNMGALSKWAGDPPLASRPFDAARDGFVIGEGAAVLILERLDIAQARGARIYAELAGYGLSADAGHITAPSEDGDGLIRAVTMAFDSAGVTPADIDVVSAHGTSTPINDKVETVALKSLFGERAYAVPVSAVKSMIGHLLGASGAVAALASCRTIQTGIVTPTINLHTPDPACDLDYVPNAARTIPGGVNSVLLNSAGFGGHNAALVFRKVL from the coding sequence ATGAACGCACCTCATCCGCCAACCCACCGCGTCGTCGTCACCGGCCTCGGCGCCGTCACCCCCGTCGGCCTCGACGCGCCGTCCACGTGGGACGCGTTCGTCGCCGGACGCAGCGGCGTCGCGCCGATCGCCTTGTTCGATGCCGCGGGCATGGGCTTCGAGGCCAAGGTCGCGGCCGAGGTGAAGGGCTTCGTGCCCGAGAACTACATGGACCGCAAGGTCGCGCGGCGATCCGATCGCGTCATGCAGTTCGCGATCGCTGCGGCGCGCGAGGCGCTGGCCGACGCCGGCCTGCTCGACGCCGACGGGCGGATCGACGCGGCGGCGTACGACCCGAACCGCGCCGGGTGCTACATGGGCTCGGGCGTCGGCGGCGTCGGGACGCTGGTGGACAGCGAGAACGTTCGGCTCGAGAAGGGCCAGAACCGGATCAGCCCGCTGGCGGTGCCGATGATCCTGAACGACTCGACGCCGGGTGCGGTGTCCATCCAGCACGGCCTGAAGGGGCCGAACATGTCGATGGTCAGCGCCTGCGCCTCGGCCGCCAACGCGATCGGCGAGGCGCTCGAACTCATCCGGCGCGGCGCGGCGGACATGATGGTCGCCGGCGGATCGGAGGCCGCGATCCTGCCGGTCGTCGTCGCCGGCTTCCAGAACATGGGCGCGCTGTCCAAGTGGGCGGGCGATCCGCCGCTCGCCAGCCGCCCGTTCGACGCCGCGCGCGACGGCTTCGTCATCGGCGAGGGCGCGGCCGTCCTGATCCTCGAGCGGCTGGACATCGCCCAAGCCCGCGGCGCCCGGATCTACGCCGAGCTCGCCGGCTACGGCCTCTCGGCGGATGCCGGGCACATCACGGCCCCCAGCGAGGACGGCGACGGCCTGATCCGCGCCGTCACGATGGCGTTCGACTCGGCCGGCGTGACGCCCGCCGACATCGACGTCGTCAGCGCGCACGGCACGAGCACGCCGATCAACGACAAGGTCGAGACCGTCGCGCTGAAGTCGCTGTTCGGCGAGCGGGCGTACGCTGTGCCGGTGAGCGCCGTGAAGAGCATGATCGGACACCTGCTGGGCGCCAGCGGGGCCGTGGCCGCGCTGGCCAGCTGCCGGACGATTCAGACCGGCATCGTCACGCCGACGATCAACCTCCACACGCCCGACCCGGCGTGCGACCTCGACTACGTGCCGAACGCGGCGCGCACGATCCCGGGCGGCGTCAACAGCGTCCTCCTGAACTCGGCCGGCTTTGGCGGCCACAACGCGGCGCTCGTGTTTCGCAAGGTTCTTTAA
- a CDS encoding BrnT family toxin: MDFEFDPDKSTANLRKHGISFAVARALWDDPDRLEVPARTDDEPRHALIATLRGRVWIAIFTWREGRVRIISVRRARPLERRLYREGS; encoded by the coding sequence ATGGACTTCGAGTTCGATCCGGACAAGAGCACCGCCAACCTGCGCAAGCACGGCATCAGCTTCGCCGTCGCGCGGGCGCTATGGGACGATCCCGATCGTCTTGAGGTTCCGGCGCGCACGGACGACGAACCGCGTCATGCGCTGATCGCGACGCTGCGAGGCCGAGTCTGGATCGCCATCTTCACCTGGCGCGAGGGGCGGGTCAGGATCATCTCCGTGCGCAGGGCACGGCCGTTGGAACGGAGGCTGTATCGTGAAGGCAGCTGA